A DNA window from Pseudorasbora parva isolate DD20220531a chromosome 5, ASM2467924v1, whole genome shotgun sequence contains the following coding sequences:
- the LOC137076202 gene encoding uncharacterized protein — MNEFRQTDYTETPTSALDFRQQQPKQQINMNEEAETTLLGPVDGKFCFKKRKDGSVDKCMVVCKVCNKEFAYHRSTSSLKYHLNAKHIGVSVDVSPTPSNVKVTRTHSQATLHQMTGFRTRITKSTSEKITNGLAHWIALDCRPLGVVEDKGLQNVLQIASSDPTYELPCRKTVTKRVQQLYDNEKEDKENLLEKSDCVALTGDHWTSVSNSNYFGVTAHFIDVKWRLHSFALTIQKTTTRHFAENVAGDFESVAEAWEITQKVTTIGTDSARTMIAAMRQLSFQHMPCVAHVLQRTITVCLADSGFTASLARCRKIVGHFKHSPSNTEELHKEQTQLQQDQEPLIQDVSTRWNSTLFMISRLLKNHEAVKVTLAKQKHKLTMLTTAEWDRL, encoded by the coding sequence atgaatgagtttcgacagaccgattatactgaaacaccaactagcgctcttGACTTCCGACAACAACAACCTAAACAACAAATCAACATGAATGAAGAAGCTGAGACcactttgcttggccccgtggatgggaagttttgttttaaaaaacgaaaggatggaagcgtcgacaagtgcatggttgtgtgcaaggtatgcaacaaggaatttgcgtatcaccgcagcacatcgagcctcaaatatcacctCAACGCAAAACACATAGGAGTTAGCGTGGACGTTAGCCCGACTCCAAGTAACGTTAAAGTTACAAGGACCCACTCCCAAGCCACACTCCACCAGATGACTGGTTTCAGGACCAGGATAACTAAGTCCACGTCTGAAAAAATAACCAACGGCCTGGCTCACTGGATTGCACTCGACTGTAGACCACTTGGAGTAGTAGAAGACAAGGGCTTGCAAAATGTACTACAGATTGCGTCGTCTGACCCAACATACGAGCTGCCGTGCAGAAAGACAGTGACAAAAAGAGTACAGCAGCTTTATGACAATGAAAAGGAAGATAAAGAGAATTTATTGGAGAAATCTGATTGTGTTGCCCTGACTGGGGATCATTGGACCTCGGTAAGCAATTCAAATTACTTCGGTGTGACGGCACACTTTATTGACGTCAAGTGGCGTCTTCACTCATTTGCCTTAACTATCCAGAAGACCACCACTAGGCACTTTGCTGAAAACGTGGCAGGAGATTTTGAATCTGTGGCAGAGGCCTGGGAAATCACACAAAAAGTCACCACAATCGGAACAGACAGTGCCCGAACCATGATCGCTGCAATGAGACAGCTCTCATTCCAGCACATGCCGTGTGTTGCTCACGTGTTGCAGAGGACCATCACAGTTTGCCTTGCTGACAGCGGGTTCACAGCCTCATTGGCAAGATGCCGTAAAATAGTGGGGCATTTTAAACATAGCCCCTCAAACACAGAGGAACTGCACAAGGAGCAGACACAACTACAACAAGACCAAGAGCCACTGATACAGGATGTTTCCACAAGGTGGAATTCGACACTGTTCATGATCTCTCGTCTGCTGAAGAACCATGAGGCTGTGAAGGTTACTCTAGCCAAACAGAAGCACAAGCTCACCATGTTAACTACAGCAGAGTGGGACAGACTGTAG